The following is a genomic window from Desulfonatronum thiosulfatophilum.
ACCAAGGTTACGTCGCCCCGCAGCGCGGATTTGGGGCCGTGCAGCACCGCGCCCAGGGTGAGGGCGCCCTGGACATCCGTGGTAAAGAGGTGGAGGGGCAGGTTTTCCACGCCCAGGCGCAGATCCGCCGTTTCCCCGGAAAGCTGCGCCTCCGCGCGGACAATGGCCGATCCAAATTCCAGAAGCAAGGGGGAGGCTGACAGGTCGTCTCCAGCCATGGTGATGGTCACCGGATCGGCCAGGACAAGATTTTGCCCGGCCCAGGCTCCGGTCAGGTTTTGCAGGCGGATCGTGCGTCTAGCGTCCACTTCGGCGGAGGTTGCCTGTATTCGGAGATCGAACGGATGAAGGGCATGGCCTTGTGCCGCGGCGTTCAAGGCGATGTCGGCAAGAGTGCCCTTGGCTTCGGCTTCCAGGACGTCCACCCGGTTCTCGCCGGCCTGAAAACCTTGGGTCGCCACGGAGGCGTCCAGGTGCGGCGGGCCGGCAACTCCGAGAACATCCCGGGCCTGGGCCTGGAGAGACATGTGGGAGAGGGTTCCGAAGTCGGCTAGAAGATTGTCCAGAACAAGACTGAGCTGGACGTTCTGGCTTGGGCCGTCCGGTTGGAGGTCGAGCTGAAGATCCAGCGCTCCGGCCATATTTTGCCCGGCAAGCGCGCTCAGGGGCCCGATATCCCTGATCCGGCCTTCAAGTTGGGCCGTCACGAGCTGTGTGTTGAGATCAATGTCGCCGCTGCCGGACAGCGTGCCCTCGGGGAGGGTGAGGGTCAATCCGGAAAGGCGGAGTAGATTGTCGTCCAGGGCAAAGTCTGTTTCCGCGAAAAGATCGGTCTGCATCGGCGATGCGGAAAGGGAGAGCGAGCCTTGGGGACTGCCGGGCAACGCGTCCGCGTGCAAAACGAGCCGGAGGGGAAAGGCGTCCAGGTCGGCTACCTGAAGGTTCTCGCTGAACAGATCGCCATCCAGGGAAAGATTTCCGCCGACAGCACCGTGAACCCGGACTTCCAGTACGGCTGCACCGCCCAAATCCAGTTCCGGATCCGGCGAGGCCAGGGATAGGTCCGGCAGTTCCAGGACAGCCTGTGCCGTAAGTTCCCGGGTGTCGAGAACATAAGCGACATCGGCCATGAGATCCAAACCCTCGGCGTGCAACGAGATGTTGTCAGCCTGAATGCGGTGGAGACCGGATCGAGATGGATCATCCACGTCCGAGAGCAGGCTGATCCGGGTGGCCAGATCGATCCGCTCGCCCAGCAACCGGGGCAGAGGATCCGGCAGTCCGCTGGTTTGTTCCAGGGCAGCTTGCACGTCCAGCTGGAGGTCCATGGGCTGCACCACGCCCTGTGCCGTGATCTGAAGATCGAGCAGTCCGGCGTAGTCCTGGCCGTGCAGAGCCAGCCAGGGCTGGATGCGGGTCGGCAGAAGGTCGAGGCGGGCTTCCAGGTGGTTCCGGTCCAGGGCGTACCCGCCCTCTGCCTGAAGCGCCAGGCCGTCTCCGCGCAGTGTCAGGGACTTCAGATCCAGGAAAGTATCACCCAGCCGATACTGCAGATCAAACTCCGATGTCAGCTCGGCCGGCAAAGCCGTGTTCGGCACGTCCACGCCGTGAGCCTGCAACGTGCCGCTGGCCGCTATGTCCTGGCGGTCATTCCACTGTTGCTGGCCGAATTGAATCGAGGAAGTCAGTTCCAGCTCGGCGATCCGGGCCGGATCGGCCGCGAATTCGGTCAGGTTCAGGACGAGTTCGATGTCCGGAGCGGTGAATGGGCCGTCAAAACGGCTGTGCAAGAGAATCTCCGGCCCCAGTTCCACACCTGTGAGATCACCCAAAGGCGCCGTGTCCCGCACTGTTGCCTGGAGTCCGCCACGCAAGGCGGACTGGCGCAAATCCAAATGGGCGTCCAGGATCAGCTCCAATAACGGGTTGCGCAAGGAGACTTCGTTCAGTTCAACCTGTTGCGTGCCCGGCATGGCGGCAAGGATGCGGAAGGATGTGCGGGGGAGATAGGCATCTGCCGGATGGGGCAGCAGGGAGGAGTCCAGGAAAAAATCACCGTTCCAGCTCAGGCTCGGGTAATCCTGCCAATCCAGGGCAAGATAGCTTTCCACGGAAATCAGCTGCCCGGCCTGGACATGAAATGTTCCGCTCCATGCGGCCGGGGGACCGTCCCCGTCCAGGAGCAGTGCCAGCGGCGTGGTCTCGGGCAGTCCGAGTAATGGTGCCAGGGAGCCTTGAGGGTCGGTGAAATCGGCACGTAATGTAAGCAGGTTCGTGTCCTGGGCGAATTCGGCATGCAGGGTGAGCTGGCCGGCTTTTCCGGCCGGTCCGGCCATGGAATCAAGCCGCAGGTCGACCCGCGCTTCGTGGCTGTCCGCAACCAGTTCCGCCTGGAGCTGCAGAACAATGCGCTCTCCGGCCACGGCTTCGGCCAGGATGATTTCCCGGACAGCCAGGTGTTCAAGGGCTATCCGCGGGAAGGCATCCGGCAGATCAACGCCCTGAGACGGTTCCCGCGGTTCGCGCTCGGTTTGTTCCCCAATGGGCGTGCGCAGCATTTCAAGACGCGTCGCGCTGAGTTCATGGATGCGCAGCCTGGCCGCCAGCAGGTCCCTGCCGGACCAACGCAGCGCGAGATCTTCGAGCTCCAGCCATGGCCCTTCGGCATCGGCCAAACGCAGTTCGTCCAGGCGCAGGTCAAACGGGAACCGGCCGTGCAGCCCGTTCAGGGTAATGTTCTGCCCGCCCACATCGGCCAGGGTGCGATTCAGAAGCCCCTCAGCGCGTTCCAATCCGTAATCCGTGCGCAGGAAAAGAATTGTCGCGACCAGCATGAAGATCACCAGCAGCGGCGGAACAAGTAAAAGATATACCCACCAGCGACGCCGCTTCGGAGTCGATTCGTTCATTTCCATATCAACACCAATTTTGCCATCTCCACCACAATCCCCGACCGAATCGAAATCGAAATCGAAATCGAAATCGAAATCGAAATCGAAATCGAACTGACTCTATGGAATTACATGTTTATCGTTCATGGAAGCCGAAAAATCCGGCTGAAGCAATGTAAGCGTACGGTAACCAATAGAAACATGCTTTGATAGCTATCCTTGCGCCGGATGCGGCTGTTTAAGCCGCTTTTGGTCAGCAAAGTCAAAACGCCTGACCAATACTGACATACACCTGAAAGGCATCATCTCTGTCCCGCCTGTTCAGCGGGAAGCCAACGTCCAGGCGAATGGGCGCGAAATCCGTGTAGTAGCGTGCGCCCAGCCCGGCGCCCCACATGAAATCTTCGTTGAACCGCAGCTCGGACTCTGAGAATACCTGGCCTCCGTCCAGAAATGCGACCAATCCGAAATTGTTCTTCAGGCGTAGGCGCAGTTCCATGCTGGTTTCCACCATGCTGCGGCCGCCAATGATCGTACCGTCGAGTTCGGGGCCGATGGATTGGTACGCATAGCCGCGGATCGAACCTCCGCCGCCGGCGTAGAAGCGCTGGTTCGGGGGCAGACTGAGATTGCCCTCGCCCATGATCGATCCCAGGGCTCCCCGTGCTGCGAGAACCAATCGCTCTTCGGCCATCAAGGGGAGGTAGGCGCTCAGCCCGCTGAAGAGCTTGAAGAACATGGTACTCATGTCCAAGGTGTCGATAAAGGGTTCCGCCCGCAGTTGCACCCGCCATCCCGATGAAGGGTTGAGAATATCGTTACGCCTGTCCCAGGTCAGTTCGCCGGGAGTGGAAAACAGGCCGTAGGTCTGGGTCGTACCCAGCTGCGTCGTTTCCGTGAGCAGGTAATTGGCGCCGAGACTGGTGTACCAGAATTCATCCAGCTGGCGACTCATCTTCACGCCCAGGGCAATGAGCTTGCTTTCCAGGGCTTCCGTCTTTTCCCGTCCGATGTTGGCCATGAATTCCAGCTGTGATTTTTCCATAAAATCGGGAAAGGTGAAGTCCGCGGTAAGCATTTCCCTTTTTTCGGCCAGATCCAGCCTAGTGCGCAGGCGCTCTCCCTGGCCGAAAATGTTGCGATGCTCCCATTCCAGCGTAGCGCCGAGACCGGTATCCGTTTCGTAGGATACTCCTGCCTTGACCGTTCGGGGGACCCGTTCGACCACGGTAATGGTGATGGGCAGGGTCTTCTCGCCGTCAGGACCGCGTTGGGGGGTATCCGCATGCGAAACATCCACCATGGTGAACAGGCCGGTCGGCATCAAGTCTGACCGAATTCGGTTCAGCAGGGAGGCTTGATAGAGCTGGTCCTCCGACCAAGGCGCCTTGTTCATGATATAGTCGAGATGTACCCGCTCCAAGCCCTGGACGATGATCGGGCCGAAGCGGACCATTGGTCCCGGGTTGAAGGAGTAAGTAACGGTTATGGTCCGGAGTTCGTGGTCCACCAGGGCTTCTTTGAGCGCCACCTGGGGAAAGGGATGGCCGTGTTCCCGAAAATAACCCCGTAACTCGCTCACGCCCTGTTCAATTTCCGGAGCGCGGGCCCTGCTGTTCAGGTTCAGGTTCACGGTTTCAGCGTCGAGCGGAGGCAGATCCGCTTCCAGCTCGGGAAGCGGGCCGTCAAAATGCACGGCTTGCAGGGTATAGGCAGGTCCGGGACGCACCAGGAAGACGACCCGAGGCGGGGATTCATCGTAATTGACCTGTACCTCCACCTGGGCGTCGTAATATCCTTCGGATCGCAGTCCGCGCTGCAGGTTTTGAATGTCGCTTCTGGCTCGACGCTCGAGCATTTCAGGAGTGGCTGGCAGTCGCTCGCGCAGGGCGTAGGTTTCGGAGACGAATTGCAGCACCTCCGTCAGCCCGTTGTCCAGTTCCCCCCGAAATTCCACCCGATAGGCATCCGAGCCGAACAGGGACTGCTGCAGGGGATCGGGGAGAATGTCCCGAAAAGCATCAAACTGAGCCAATGCCAGGCCGGACATCAGGACCAGACCGGCAAAGGCAAGAAGGCCGACGCGAACAAGTGCTTGTATCAAAGGTGGTTTCTCGCTGATCAGGTAAGATAATTTATTGTGAAGCTCTGTCTTGAGTCGGCTTCGTAGCATCGAACCATTGCGTGAATAACAACCATTTTTACTTCATGAGTCCTGCAATGGTTCTATGAACGAATTCTGACTCAGTCAAACACGCGAGACCGCAAATCAAGGCAGCCGGAACGTTTCTTGTCTGCCGCAAGATTTTCTGAAGTGATATCTTTAATCTATATCCGAATGGCATAAATTCAAGAATTTCTGTCAAAAGGTTCAGCCTGATTTGTTTGAGCCGTGCGCAGAGTTTCGAAGCCTTCCCCTTGATGGACCGTGAGCTGGTTGAAGGGGATCACCCAGCCACGTTCGTTGCAGACCTGCACGCAGGCCTGCTGGATGATGCGCCCGACGGCCCAGTACGAACCTGCCGCACTGCCGCGCATCATCACGTAGATCAGGTAGTCCAGGGACGATGATCCGGCTTCCTTGAAATCTACAAGCACGGATTCCAGACTCTCGTCGAATGAACGTCGCAGGGCCTGGGTCACGGCGGCTTCAAAAACGCCTGGAACTTCATCCAGGCAGATGGCCTGATGCTGGTAATCGATACCGAAGGTCACGGCAAAGCCGAATCCGTTGCGGGACAGGTTACGGGGAGAAGAACCCAGGAAAGAACCGGTGGAGAAAGTGCGAACCGAGCCGACATGCTTGACCTGGACCACTTCCGGTGTCTGCAGCAGGACTTGGCCGTAGGTGCCGTCGGCGAGCATGACGAACTCGCCTTGTCGCGTGGGAAACCACGGCTCATCCGGTTCGTCCGGACGGGAGACCATCCCGGACAGTTCCGCGAGGGGGCGGCGCAGGATGCCGCCTTGCAGTTCCGGATTGACCAGGGTGGAGTACATGTTCAGATTCTTGATCTCCCAGGGCACGCCGTTCAGGAGGATTCGTTCTCCTTCCCGGACCGGCCCCATGTCCAATAACATCCGGACTTCGGTCATGAAGCGAGGCAGGTAGGTTCGGGAGCCCACTGCTATCAGCACGAGAATGATCATGGCAAAGCCAAGCAGCAGCCAGTCCCCGGAAACATAGAGGACAAGGAGCAGAACGCACAAGGCCGCGAGTACCGAAAAAACCTGGTAGCCGACGGTCATCAGTCGGGCGTAGGGTTTGCGTTTTACAGGCGGCTGATTCTCTTTTCCGCGCTGAATGACCTTGGGCAAGGTCTGCAGGAGGAACCAGATGCCGCCGGTGGCGACAATCGCCAGCAGCAGGATCAATCCTCTGCCATGGACAAAGGACAGCAGGCCCTGATGGAGCATGCTCCAGAATGTATCCTGTTCTTCCCGCAATTCCCGCAACTGAAAATTCAGTAATTCGATTTCCAGCAGCAGGTCGGACCTGCGCTGAAGCCATGATTTCTCCAGGGCTTGCAGGCGCTGCAGAAGTTGTTTGTCCTCGACCGCGGCACTGACATTGGCGATGTTGGCCAGGGCTCGTTCGACAACGTTCAGCCTGGCCCTGTCCTGCGCGATCTGCCGATTCAGACGTTCGATGGTCCGCGGCGCCTCGGTGAACCCTTTGATCTGCTCCAGGAAGGGTTCAATAATATCGAAGAGTTCTTGTTGCCAGTTGAAGGGGGCGTCGGGTTCGTCCTTGAAGATATTGCTGTCGATGCCTCCGGTGGCAATGGATTCAAAGGTGATCCTGGAGGCCAGGATCAAGCGTTCCAGTTCAACGATGTCCGCTTCCAGTTCGGCCCGCTCGGACGCTGTTTGGGCGTCGGCTGCCTGCAGTCGCAATTCGTTGAGATGATTGCGACGCTCATCGATGGACCGGGCAATACCGGCCAGCTGGGCACGTACCGTCTCCAGTCTGACTTCCAGGTTCTGGTTGACGGCCGGTTCTTCCGCGGGCACCGCTGGTGCGGGTTGTACCAACGTTTCATTCAGAACTGCGCCAGAGTTTTCGCGGACTTCGGCAACTGCCTGGAAGCCGACAATAAAAAATAGAGTCAGGGTTAAAAGCAGGAGCAGGCGGAATGGATGCAATGCCTTCAGTATGGTCATGAAGCTTCTCCTGAGATTAATTCGTCTTATAGACTTGGCTGATCTTGTACGGCGCATGCAGCGGTGAAAACTGCTGCACCTTGGAAGATATGGGCGCATTCACGGGATGCGTGCAATGGATGCCGAAAGTTGTGCACTCGGTCGGTGGTTCCGGGAATCATTTGAAAGCAGGAAGGGTGCAGCAAAACAAGGGGGTGTTGCGGACGGAGCGCTTGAACATGATTGTTGAAGAGAGTACAAACTGAAAAGTAGTTGACAAGGCAATCAATCCTCCTCATTTACCTCACCGTTTCGGTTTTCGCAACCAGGACTTCCCAAAATCAACCAATCCCCAAGGTGGGCTCGCATGTATCTGTTCATGATAATAAAAGGATCGTCCCTTTGCCGGTCGATGCTGCTGGCCGTAATGAGCATGGCCCTGCTTGGCGCATGCTCAAATTCTTTGGGGGATGTCCCCGACGAACCAACCAATCTTCCTCGCAAAGTGAATGTGGTCGTACAGGAAGTATCTCCAACTGAACTCAGGGATGTGGTCGTCCTGCCCGGCACGGCGGAGCCCTGGCTGAGCGTTGATCTGGCCGCGGAAACCGCGGGCCGGGTTGAAAAATTGTCCGTGCGCGAGGGAGATCGCGTCACGCCCGGGCAGATTCTGGCGCAGATCGAGGTCACGGCCCTGGCGGCCGGCAGGGCTCGAGCCCAGGCGGCGTTTGATCTGTTCGAGGAACAATTACGTCGCCGAGAACGTCTATACAAGGACAATATCATCTCCGAGGAAGAACTGGATCAGGTTCGCAGCGGAAAGGTCCAGGCCCGGGAGGAATTGCGGCAGGCCGAAATTGAGTACGGTCGCGGCCTTGTGCGGGCGCCGGGCGCAGGTCGGGTGAACAACATGCGGACCGAAGTCGGCGAATTCGTGGATCGGGGACAGGGGATCATCGAGTTGGTGGATATCGATAAAATCAAGGTTCAGGTTCAGGTTCCGGAGATGGACGTGCGGTTTCTGAACGTCGAACAGCCTGCCGCGGTGATCGTGGACGCCTTCTCGGAGCAGACATTCTCCGGGATTGTCGACTTCATCGCCTATCGGGCCGATCCCGCCACCAGAACCTTCCGGACCCAGGTGGTGGTGGAAAATCCTGACGGAACGATCCGCCCGGGGATGATCGCCCGGGTGATGTTCGTCCGCCAGGTGATTCCGGACGCCGTGACCATACCGTTGTCCGCCATGATCGACAGGGGCGGGGAACGGCTCGTCTACGTGGAGGAGGACGGCGTTGCCAGAGCCCGCAATGTCTCCATCGGCGTGATCGAACGCGACCGCATCCAGATCACCCGAGGATTGGAACCTGGCGACCGCCTGATCGTTGCCGGTCATCGCGAGGTGGAAGAAGGGACGGCGGTGGTGGTGCAATGATCGTCAACTCCTGGGCCCTGCGGCGACAAGCTACGGTCCTGACCCTGCTGGTGATCCTGGTGATCATCGGCGTGCATTCCTATCGGACCCTGCCCCGGGAAGCCTTTCCGGACATCACCATTCCCTACGTGTTTGTGACCACCACCTATGAAGGCGTGGCGCCGGAGGATATGGAGACGCTGATCACCATGCCCATCGAGCGCAAGCTCAAAGGGTTGGCCGGGGTGGAGGAAATCCGGGCCAGTTCGGCCGAGGGTCTGTCCACGGTGGCGGTGAAGTTCATCCCTTCGGTGGATATCGACGACGCCCTGCAGAAGGTCCGGGTCAAGGTGGATCAGGCCAAGGCGGATCTGCCGTCGGACCTGGAGGACGACCCGGTGGTGGAGGAGGTCAACTTCTCGGACATCCCGGTGATCCGGGTGGTGCTCTCCGGCCCCTATTCCCTGGCCCGGCTGAAGACCTGGGGCGAGGATCTCAAGGACCGAATCGAGACCATTCCCGGCGTGCTGAACGTCCTGGAAAGCGGTGGACTGGACCGGGAAATCCGGGTGGAATTCGACCTGGACCGAATCCGGGCCTACAACGTTCCTTTTTCCAGCATGATCCAGGCCGTGACCCAGAGCAACGTGAACATGCCCGGCGGAAGCATGGACATCGGCGAGACCCGCTATCTGGTCCGGGTGCCCGAGGATTTCAAGCATCCCGCGGAGATCTTCTCCATCGTGGCCTTTGTCCGGGATGGAAAGCCGGTCTACCTGCGGGACGTGGCCCGGATCGAGGACACGCACAAGGACCCCCTGACCCGCAGCCGGATCAACGGACGAGCCAGCGTGACCCTCTCCGTGCAGAAACGCAGCGGTGAGAACATCGTGCGCATCTGCGACGAAGTGCGGGCCCTGGTGGCGCAGGCCGTGCCGGATCTGCCTCCGGACCTGCAAGTGGACATCACCTCGGACATGTCCGAGGACGTCCGCGAAATCGTTGCTGACCTGGAAAACAACATCCTCACCGGCCTGATCCTGGTGCTGGCCGTCATCCTGGCCTTCATCGGCGGCAGATCGGCCATCTTCGTGGCCCTGGCCATTCCCTATTCCATGTTCATCGGCTTCGCCCTGTTGGCCGGGTTCGGAATCACCCTGAACATGGTCGTGCTCTTTTCCCTGATCCTGGCCCTGGGCATGCTCGTGGACAACGGCATCGTCATCGTGGAGAACATCTACCGGCACATGCAGGAGGGCCGTCCCCGGGAGGTCGCGGCGCGCATCGGCACGGATCAGGTGGCCTGGCCGGTGATCACGGCCACCTTGACCACGCTATCCGCGTTCATCCCGCTGCTTTTCTGGCCGGGAATCGTCGGGGAATTCATGAAGTTCCTGCCCAAGACCCTGATCATGGTTCTTTCGGCCTCGCTGTTCGTGGCCCTGGTGGTCAATCCGGTGCTTTCGGCCCGCTACCAGACCGTGCGGCGGCCTAAAATCAGCGATGTGGACGATCCTGACCAACCCGTGCGCGAAGTCTGGGTCAAGCGGGCCTATCTGAGGCTGCTGGAATGGTCGCTCGGTCATCGTTTGATCGTGCTGTCCATCGCCGTACTGCTCCTGGCTGCGTCTATGGTCGGGTTCGGGATCTGGGGCAAGGGCGTGGAGTTCTTTCCGGAAACCGATCCGAACCGGGCCTTCGTGCACATCCGGGCGCCGGAAGGCACCAGTCTGGACGCCTCGGACCGGCTGGTGGCCCAGGTGGAAGAGATCGTCATGGAATACGACGACATCAAGTTCGTGATCGCCAATATCGGCTCCGCCGGCGGCGATCCCTTCTCCGCCGGTGGGCCGGGCACTCATTTGAGTCGGGTGGCTCTGGACTTTGTGGATTTCCATGACCGTTCCCGGTCCTCGGCCAAGACCCTGGACGAGATTAGGGAGCGGGTGCTTGCGGCCATTGCCGGGGCCGAAGTCCAGGTGGAGGCCGAGGAGGGCGGACCGCCTACTGGACCCGCCGTGAACATGGAAATCAGCGGCAGGGACATTCATGTGCTGGGAGAACTGGCCGCCCAGGTGCGCAGAACCATCCGGGACGTTCCCGGACTGGTGGATCTGAAGGACAATTTCGTCCACGGCCGTCCGGAAATCCGGATCAACGTGAACAAGGAAAAAGCGGCGCTCCTCGGCCTGGACACCTACACCATCGCCTACACCGTGAAGGCCGCCGTGGGCGGCGTGCGTGTGGGCGTGCTGCGCGACGACCGGGACGAATACGACATCACGGCCCGGCTGCCGGAAGAGGCCAGGGATTCCCTGGAATCCCTGAAACGTTTGACGGTGTCCGGCCCCCTGGGCGAACCTATCCCCCTGACCAGCGTGGCGGAAGTGGAACTGGGCAGCGGCGTGGGCGACATCATGCGCCTGAACCAGCGCCGGGTGGTCACGGTTTCGGCGTCGGTCTCCGGAAGGCTGGCCAACGACGTGCTCCGGGAGATCGAACTGCGCCTGGCCGACTTCGAGTGGCCCCGGGGTTATACCTACCAGTTCACCGGAGAGCAGGAGGAGCAGGCCAAGGCTCAGGAGTTTCTGAGCAAGGCCTTCATGGCCGTGCTGTTCCTGATCTTCCTGATCCTGATCACCCAGTTCAATTCCATCATTCCGGGCCTGATCATCCTGGCATCGGTGCTCTTTTCGCTGATCGGAGTCTTTCTCGGTCTGTTGGTCACGGGCACGGCCTTCGGAATCATCATGACCGGCATCGGCGTGATCAGCCTGGCCGGCGTGGTGGTGAACAACGCCATCGTGCTCATCGACTACTACATGCAGCTCCTGGCCAGGGGCATGGAACGCAAGGACGCCCTGCTGCGCGCGGGCATGGTCCGCTTTCGGCCGGTAATGCTTACGGCCATTACCACCATCCTCGGCCTGATGCCCATGGCCACCGGCGTCAGCTTCGACTTCAGGAGCCTGTCCTGGAGCATCGGCGGGGAATCCGCCCAATGGTGGGGTCCCATGGCCGTAGCCGTGGTCTTCGGCCTGGCCGTGGCCACGCTCCTGACCCTGGTGGTCGTTCCCGTGCTCTGCTCTCTGTCCAAGGGCCTGCCGAAGGTGGCGCAGGGTCTGTACGGGGGGAGGGATCAGGATCCGGTGTAGGAGTGTATCACCTTAATCCTCTGTAGCCGGCAATTCGCTTCCAACTACTCAGCTGCGTTCCGGCTTGTCTCGATTTTTCGGCCTCGCAACTCCTTCGCCGGCTTCGTAACATCGAACCATTGCCCGAATAAACAACAATCGGCGCTTCAGACGTCCGGCAATGGTTCGATGAACGAATCCTGGCTCAGTCAGACAAGCGATGCCAAAAAATCGAGACAAGCCGGAACACGACATGTCTTGCCATGAAAATGTGCTGAGCAATTACATTCGCTTTCTCAACCCAAGGCAAACCTCCGGCTGGTCAAGGCGCCCAGGAGTTGCTGGTCGTGGCTGGCGATGATCATGGCGCAGGGGGTGGTTTGCAGTGCTTGCAGAAACAGTTCGCGTGAAATTGTATCCAGGTCGTTGGTGGGTTCGTCCAGGAGCAGGGCCTGGGGTTGCATGACCAGGACCGTGGCCAGGCAGACCAGGCGTTTCTGGCCGCCGGAGAGGGTGTGGGGCTGGCGATGGGCGAGGTGGGAGAGGTTCAACGAATCCAGCATGGCCAGGGCGGCATTCCGGGCTTCGGTTTGCGAGAGTCCCTGGTTCAGCGGGCCGAAGGCCACGTCCTCCAGGACCGTGGGCGAGAAGAGCTGGTCGTCGGGGTTCTGGAAGACAAAGCCCGCAAGTCGGCGCAGGCGGGCAAGGTCGCTGGACGTGCGCACGGGCTGACCTTGCAACAGCAGAGCGCCTTTGCGTAGCGGAACAAGGCCGACCAGGCTGAGGAGCAGGGTTGTCTTGCCGCTGCCGTTGGGCCCCATGAGACCGACGCGTTCGCCTGGCAGCAGGGCAAAGTCGATGTCTTTCAGAACGGGTTGCGATCCTTGGGGATACTGAACACTCGCGCCTTGCAAGGCCAGCAGAGGTGTAGCGCTCACCAGGGCCACCGGTCGTGCAGGCTGATGAGCAGCGGTGGAACGCACAGCCCCAGGGCCGGATAGACGTCGGCCCGGTTCCAGGGGGGAGCGAACAGAGGGCGAAAATGGCCGCTGAAACCCCGCAGGAGCATGGCTGAGTGGATGCGCTCGGCCCGGGCCAGGCTGCGAATCAGGGTCTGGCCGAAGAGTACGGCATAGGTCTGGTAGGTGTGCAGGGTGCATCGGGGATGGAAGCCTCGGGCCAGGACGGTGCGGTGCAGGCGCTGGAATTCTTCGATCACCAGAAAAATCTGCCGGAAGGTGAATGCCAGGAGCAGGGTCAGCTTGCGGGGCAAGCCCAGGCCCTGCAGGGCCTGGGCCAGGACGGGCACGCTGGAGGTGCAGGCCAGGGCCATGAAAATCAGCAGCAAGGCATTGCCCTTCAGAAAGATGCGTAGAGCCAGGGACAGGCCGTCGTGGCTGAGTCGGGAGAAGTAATCCAAGGACTCGCCGGGGTAGGTCAAACCGAGAACCAGCCCCAGGACAAGAAAAAAAATGTTGGCCGGAGCCAGGCGCAGGAGCACGGAGCTGATTTGCAGGCGTGCGATGAATACAAGTCCTGCTCCGAAAAGCAACGCGGACAAGGCTGCTGCATGGCCCTGGACGGCGGAAACAGACGTCAGGCAGAGGCCCATGCTGAGGATCTTGATCCGGGCGTCCATACGATGGAGCAGGCTTTGCCCCTGGCTGAAGGGTTCGCTGATCAAGTTGCTTGCCGCAAGTTTTTGCGCATTTTGGGGTTACGTGTTCTGGCTACGGGGGGCGAGTTCCTGCCGGGGTTTTCTTCTGAGTGCGTTACGCCGCTGCCGCACTGGGGTGCGGCGCTCCCAGGGTTTATGTCATTGCTTGCCGCAGTTTGCGCAGTTCGGAGAAGGCTATTTGCGGCGCAGGAGCCAGGCGCCCAGGCTGGCCAGGCCGATGATCCAGCCGATGCCGCCGATGATTTCCGGGATGCCCGGACCGGTCTGGCTCAAGGCTAAAATGTCACGGCGCAGAGGAGCTATTTCCTGACGTACGGCATCCTGCACGAGTCTCTGGAGCAGAGCCTCATCCAGACCGGATATTCCCGGCTGGTGCTGTTTGGCGTCCCCGGCCGGCACGGTTTTTTCCGTCAGCTCCTCGCTGATGAAAGGCCGCAAATCTTCGGCGGGGATGGTCTGTCGGGCCACATGACCGGCACCGTCGGAGGCGGTGACCAGAAGTGGCGCTCCCCGACGCAGGATCTCCTGTGGGAGAATGGTCTCAAAATAGCCCTGCTCATCCGTAGTGCCGGTGAGGAGTGTTTCCCCGCTAACCGCATCGTCGACGATGATCTGCATTTCCGCGGCGAACTGTCCCGTGCCGAAGGCGGCCTCGGCCATGAG
Proteins encoded in this region:
- a CDS encoding translocation/assembly module TamB domain-containing protein, whose amino-acid sequence is MNESTPKRRRWWVYLLLVPPLLVIFMLVATILFLRTDYGLERAEGLLNRTLADVGGQNITLNGLHGRFPFDLRLDELRLADAEGPWLELEDLALRWSGRDLLAARLRIHELSATRLEMLRTPIGEQTEREPREPSQGVDLPDAFPRIALEHLAVREIILAEAVAGERIVLQLQAELVADSHEARVDLRLDSMAGPAGKAGQLTLHAEFAQDTNLLTLRADFTDPQGSLAPLLGLPETTPLALLLDGDGPPAAWSGTFHVQAGQLISVESYLALDWQDYPSLSWNGDFFLDSSLLPHPADAYLPRTSFRILAAMPGTQQVELNEVSLRNPLLELILDAHLDLRQSALRGGLQATVRDTAPLGDLTGVELGPEILLHSRFDGPFTAPDIELVLNLTEFAADPARIAELELTSSIQFGQQQWNDRQDIAASGTLQAHGVDVPNTALPAELTSEFDLQYRLGDTFLDLKSLTLRGDGLALQAEGGYALDRNHLEARLDLLPTRIQPWLALHGQDYAGLLDLQITAQGVVQPMDLQLDVQAALEQTSGLPDPLPRLLGERIDLATRISLLSDVDDPSRSGLHRIQADNISLHAEGLDLMADVAYVLDTRELTAQAVLELPDLSLASPDPELDLGGAAVLEVRVHGAVGGNLSLDGDLFSENLQVADLDAFPLRLVLHADALPGSPQGSLSLSASPMQTDLFAETDFALDDNLLRLSGLTLTLPEGTLSGSGDIDLNTQLVTAQLEGRIRDIGPLSALAGQNMAGALDLQLDLQPDGPSQNVQLSLVLDNLLADFGTLSHMSLQAQARDVLGVAGPPHLDASVATQGFQAGENRVDVLEAEAKGTLADIALNAAAQGHALHPFDLRIQATSAEVDARRTIRLQNLTGAWAGQNLVLADPVTITMAGDDLSASPLLLEFGSAIVRAEAQLSGETADLRLGVENLPLHLFTTDVQGALTLGAVLHGPKSALRGDVTLVGNDLSPAVTGLGEIPSLNLQADAVLDGESVTLFAELREKGHTDSLLQAQGQARMRLSLDPVGLDLPRDEPVTASVVGNLDLGWLGDIVLPDSQLLAGLLGLDLQLAGTIDAPEPGGRIQVRRGGYQHLLQGVLIQDIEGDARITEEHFILESLTATDGDQGTLRLEGRADLDPEHNFPFRFTLSGANMNVLDSPQARARLSRISMDVSGTTEAQEVSGQVNLDRVEVFLRDLGGPRVVDLDVVDVHKPRDSAEDAVFTPPIPPLALDIGVHFPSRFFVRGRGLDSEWGGNLHISGNASEPIIRGEIRPQRGRLDLLGKRFTIDEESVIQFTGSQPPRPYVNLIATQTRRDPDGEKTFIVRISGVPPDISPPTLESDPPLPQDEILAQMLFGRSLARISPTQAAQLALAARELAGHGGGLDIMGTARDILLLDDLDVVTGQGGDISLRAGKYINERVYLRLDRDMKTGEETVSADIDLTPRISLESTLGPRGGGLGLFWKRDY
- a CDS encoding autotransporter assembly complex protein TamA produces the protein MIQALVRVGLLAFAGLVLMSGLALAQFDAFRDILPDPLQQSLFGSDAYRVEFRGELDNGLTEVLQFVSETYALRERLPATPEMLERRARSDIQNLQRGLRSEGYYDAQVEVQVNYDESPPRVVFLVRPGPAYTLQAVHFDGPLPELEADLPPLDAETVNLNLNSRARAPEIEQGVSELRGYFREHGHPFPQVALKEALVDHELRTITVTYSFNPGPMVRFGPIIVQGLERVHLDYIMNKAPWSEDQLYQASLLNRIRSDLMPTGLFTMVDVSHADTPQRGPDGEKTLPITITVVERVPRTVKAGVSYETDTGLGATLEWEHRNIFGQGERLRTRLDLAEKREMLTADFTFPDFMEKSQLEFMANIGREKTEALESKLIALGVKMSRQLDEFWYTSLGANYLLTETTQLGTTQTYGLFSTPGELTWDRRNDILNPSSGWRVQLRAEPFIDTLDMSTMFFKLFSGLSAYLPLMAEERLVLAARGALGSIMGEGNLSLPPNQRFYAGGGGSIRGYAYQSIGPELDGTIIGGRSMVETSMELRLRLKNNFGLVAFLDGGQVFSESELRFNEDFMWGAGLGARYYTDFAPIRLDVGFPLNRRDRDDAFQVYVSIGQAF